The Fragaria vesca subsp. vesca linkage group LG2, FraVesHawaii_1.0, whole genome shotgun sequence genome includes a window with the following:
- the LOC101297510 gene encoding agamous-like MADS-box protein AGL62-like, with product MEVRTNKGRQRIEIRKIQDDNKRQVTFSKRRSGLFKKASELSILSGAEIAVIVESPGRKTFSFGHPSVLTVLDRYENENPPIANNDNTEQLMEVVRRRKMEDLMTELASINEDLDMELIKSQQLSQQETVRQAQHWYERFVDGMNDKEQLNFFRNTLRELRGKVAQHIEMLQQEQDEMTQQNTTILAASGPFGDFMQPSGVVARPLYRGESSSHNTINLNDVMFPSPHLHPAGPLNPNLGTPPFF from the coding sequence ATGGAGGTTAGGACCAACAAAGGTCGACAGAGAATTGAGATTCGCAAAATACAAGATGACAATAAGAGACAGGTTACATTCTCTAAAAGGAGGTCTGGCCTTTTCAAGAAGGCTAGTGAGCTTTCCATCCTTAGTGGCGCAGAGATTGCGGTAATAGTAGAGTCACCTGGCCGAAAGACTTTCTCTTTCGGCCATCCTTCTGTGCTTACAGTTCTAGATCGTTATGAGAATGAGAACCCTCCCATTGCAAATAATGACAACACTGAGCAGCTCATGGAGGTTGTACGCAGAAGAAAAATGGAGGATCTCATGACGGAGTTGGCTTCTATCAATGAAGACTTGGACATGGAGCTAATAAAGAGTCAGCAGCTTAGTCAACAAGAGACGGTCCGCCAAGCTCAACACTGGTACGAGAGGTTTGTTGACGGAATGAACGACAAAGAACAACTAAATTTTTTTAGGAATACATTGAGGGAGCTACGCGGTAAGGTCGCCCAACATATTGAAATGCTGCAACAAGAACAAGATGAGATGACGCAGCAAAACACTACAATATTGGCAGCTAGTGGGCCATTTGGGGACTTCATGCAGCCGAGTGGGGTCGTTGCTAGGCCGCTTTATAGGGGCGAGTCATCAAGCCACAACACAATCAATCTCAATGATGTTATGTTTCCTTCTCCTCATCTTCACCCTGCTGGACCATTGAATCCGAATCTCGGAACTCCACCGTTTTTCTAA
- the LOC101297803 gene encoding MADS-box transcription factor 2-like — protein sequence MAARVNRGRQRIPLQKIENETYRLVTFSKRKSSILKKSSELCTLTGAEMAVIIRSPGNKTFSFGYPCVQAIVDHYLSMYPEPLANTYIMQQFLENFPNIEPGSLNAEYTVVNEGLLFYRQQSEVLTKTERVAEDEQRYKRSLRIMNNEDLNSFERDLIKLHGIVAQQSQELQQRQVKVMQYNNAMGAVWGFH from the coding sequence ATGGCGGCTAGGGTTAATAGAGGTCGTCAAAGGATCCCATTGCAGAAAATAGAGAATGAGACTTACAGGTTAGTTACTTTCTCCAAGAGAAAGTCATCAATTCTAAAAAAATCAAGTGAGCTTTGCACCCTAACAGGTGCAGAGATGGCCGTAATCATAAGGTCCCCAGGGAATAAAACGTTCTCGTTTGGATACCCTTGTGTGCAAGCCATTGTTGACCATTATTTGTCTATGTATCCTGAACCCTTGGCCAACACATATATCATGCAACAGTTTTTAGAAAATTTCCCCAACATAGAACCGGGGAGTCTTAATGCGGAGTACACTGTTGTAAATGAGGGGTTGTTGTTCTATAGACAACAGAGTGAGGTGCTTACCAAGACTGAGAGAGTTGCCGAAGATGAACAACGATACAAGAGGTCGTTAAGAATTATGAACAATGAAGACCTAAACTCTTTTGAAAGAGACTTGATAAAGTTGCATGGTATTGTGGCTCAACAGTCTCAAGAGCTGCAACAAAGACAAGTTAAGGTGATGCAGTACAATAATGCAATGGGAGCAGTTTGGGGATTTCATTAG
- the LOC101300297 gene encoding uncharacterized protein LOC101300297, which produces MERETKKVDTASGGEVLDGSNIMELVENKEMFGHFVDHKFQELDRDRDGQLSVKELQPAVADIGAALGLPAQGSSPDSDHIYSEVLNEFTHGKQEKVSKVEFKEVLSDILLGMAAGLKRDPIVILRIDGEDLLEYINGPTYEAEMVATHSQIESAGGTLRDCIIKAFGMLTVEQGMPPSSDPWVVRNIVEPALQSCAGPDWNKPVSQETFLVEFKKVAEYVAELLREQHVIVAHSENTFDGSGIRRLLSNKFELDKTLNAAIETVPKDRTGKLSKEYLRVALDVVAPSAGLPPLGAVEQMDKLILDAFNLMNADDGKLLKEDEFKKILTEILGSIMLQLEGNPISVYSNSVVHEPIASASTLLQTPPSS; this is translated from the exons ATGGAGAGGGAAACAAAGAAGGTTGACACTGCTAGTGGGGGAGAGGTTCTAGACGGTTCGAATATAATGGAGTTGGTTGAGAACAAAGAGATGTTCGGCCATTTTGTGGACCATAAGTTTCAGGAGCTGGATAGAGACAGAGATGGTCAGCTTTCTGTGAAGGAGCTTCAGCCTGCTGTTGCTGATATTGGTGCTGCTCTTGGCTTACCTGCTCAGGGCTCTTCCCCTGACTCTGACCACATCTACTCTGAG GTATTGAACGAATTCACTCATGGAAAACAAGAAAAAGTGAGCAAAGTTGAGTTCAAAGAAGTTCTTTCGGATATTCTACTAGGCATGGCTGCTGGTTTGAAGCGAGACCCTATTGTGATTCTCCGCATTGATGGAGAAGACCTCCTAGAATATATCAATGGACCAACTTATGAAGCAGAAATGGTGGCTACACATTCTCAGATAGAGTCAGCTGGTGGAACCCTCCGAGACTGTATTATCAAAGCTTTTGGAATGCTCACAGTTGAACAAGGGATGCCCCCTTCATCAGATCCTTGG GTTGTACGCAATATTGTGGAACCTGCTCTGCAATCATGTGCTGGCCCTGACTGGAACAAGCCTGTCTCCCAAGAAACATTCCTAGTGGAATTCAAGAAAGTAGCCGAGTATGTGGCTGAACTTCTTAGGGAGCAGCATGTGATTGTAGCCCACAGTGAAAATACCTTTGATGGAAGTGGCATTAGGAGATTATTATCCAACAAGTTTGAACTAGACAAG ACATTGAATGCAGCTATTGAGACTGTGCCTAAAGATCGCACTGGGAAATTATCAAAGGAGTATTTGCGTGTTGCGCTGGATGTTGTGGCTCCATCAGCTGGTCTTCCGCCACTTGGTGCAGTTGAGCAG ATGGACAAGCTTATTTTGGATGCGTTCAACCTGATGAATGCGGATGATGGAAAGCTGCTTAAAGAAGATGAGTTCAAGAAGATATTGACTGAAATCCTGGGAAGTATCATGTTGCAATTGGAGGGAAATCCAATCTCTGTTTATTCTAATTCAGTCGTGCATGAGCCAATTGCCTCTGCTTCGACACTGTTGCAGACACCGCCATCTTCCTAG
- the LOC101300579 gene encoding uncharacterized protein LOC101300579 — MSSSVQFIHRKGDGALQSGPKHLAGFNPTPAYPDFPVTVMDTKTASAIAPATTRHTIAKPSSLHLFLSNATVTPTKRTTNVQTNSNTNAVWVPTPCVVQPPKEYFWAAL; from the exons ATGTCCTCATCTGTACAATTCATACACCGAAAAGGGGATGGAGCCTTGCAAAGTG GTCCTAAGCACCTTGCCGGGTTCAACCCCACACCTGCATACCCGGACTTCCCAGTGACAGTGATGGACACAAAAACTGCGAGTGCCATAGCCCCGGCCACCACAAGACACACCATTGCTAAACCAAGTTCCTTGCACCTATTCTTGTCAAATGCCACAGTGACTCCAACAAAGAGGACCACAAATGTGCAAACAAATTCTAACACCAATGCTGTATGGGTGCCTACTCCATGTGTTGTGCAGCCACCTAAGGAGTATTTTTGGGCAGCATTATGA
- the LOC101298091 gene encoding probable aquaporin PIP1-4-like, whose amino-acid sequence MAQINRPAMEEDKVHAFSSPMPLMSEHWKTEEGKKSSRPSSLSEVLGLRELFCPQVWRASLAELVGTAVLVFAIDTIVISSIETNTSSPNLLLSILVAIIVAILLIATNPVSGGHINPVITFSAATVGLISFSRAAVYIFMQCVGGVLGALALKAVVNSSLQDTFSLGGCTLTVVAPGPQGPVTIGIETGQALWLEVICTFIFLFASIWIAFDHRQAHPMGKVMVLSIVGIVVGILVFISTSVTTVKGYAGAGMNPARCLGPALVRGGHLWTGHWVFWVGPTIACLAFYLYVKLIPRQHFHVEGYKHDIFDYMKNLPK is encoded by the exons ATGGCTCAAATCAACAGGCCAGCCATGGAAGAAGATAAAGTCCATGCTTTCTCTTCCCCCATGCCATTGAT GTCAGAACATTGGAAGACTGAAGAAGGGAAGAAATCCAGTCGTCCCTCCTCTCTCAGTGAGGTTCTGGGTTTGCGGGAGTTATTTTGTCCCCAG GTGTGGAGAGCGTCTCTAGCTGAGCTTGTCGGCACAGCAGTGCTTGTTTTTGCTATAGACACAATTGTGATCTCCTCCATTGAGACCAATACCTCATCACCAAACCTTCTCCTCTCAATCCTTGTAGCCATCATCGTGGCGATTCTCCTTATCGCTACCAACCCGGTTTCCGGAGGCCACATCAACCCCGTCATCACCTTTTCCGCAGCAACGGTCGGCCTCATTTCCTTCTCACGCGCCGCTGTGTACATTTTCATGCAATGCGTTGGAGGGGTGCTAGGTGCCTTGGCACTCAAGGCTGTGGTCAATAGTAGCCTTCAAGATACATTCTCACTTGGAGGTTGCACCCTAACCGTGGTGGCCCCAGGGCCACAAGGACCCGTCACGATTGGGATCGAGACAGGCCAGGCCCTTTGGCTCGAGGTTATTTGCACGTTTATTTTTCTCTTTGCTTCGATATGGATAGCATTTGACCACCGTCAAGCCCATCCCATGGGTAAGGTTATGGTGCTCTCTATCGTCGGAATAGTGGTCGGTATTCTGGTGTTTATCTCCACCTCGGTAACAACCGTAAAGGGCTACGCCGGGGCTGGGATGAACCCGGCTAGATGCCTCGGCCCGGCACTTGTCCGCGGCGGCCACCTCTGGACGGGGCATTGGGTATTTTGGGTTGGTCCTACTATTGCGTGCTTGGCGTTCTACTTGTACGTCAAGCTCATACCCCGTCAACATTTTCATGTGGAGGGCTACAAGCATGATATCTTCGACTATATGAAGAATCTTCCCAAATAG
- the LOC101298679 gene encoding COBRA-like protein 1-like encodes MGEDDGFLRQIRFKYGIQGPSRCTSLVLLHLLWWQSNVLFGGGGGFQFLLGGNVALGGKRYCYDPLDPNGNFTVTFDTYKWEDDGYLAKVTIQNYYQYRHVDNPGWKLGWIWAQDEVTWSMKGAFATKQGNCSSFKSDTLHSCVKDPEILDLMPDSSPENMSVGCCRGGLLDAWAINPSKSFSSFEIKVGNLQQNSFGTAPLNLTLMAPGLGYTCGPLLDVDPTVSLDIGGKRQVQVFRTWKSTCTYSSFVAAKTPVCCVSLSTFYNPIITSCPLCSCGCRLADKTTETCLRTSFPLITDDVQSNPDVVKCTDHMCPIRVHWHIMSNYVDHWRVKLTVTNYNYHKNFLDWNVLVQHPGFRQKATIYSFNSTMLPAGFRDEVALFWGIPYVNTELISTKEDQVGSVSTEMLLKKDKDSFTFSNGWAFPRRLYFNGESCQMPLPDSFPTLPNAAVSNFAKSSHCLFLLLTFLTSQALMN; translated from the exons ATGGGAGAGGATGACGGCTTTCTTAGGCAAATCCGATTCAAATATGGGATCCAGGGTCCATCAAGATGCACGTCTCTGGTATTGCTTCACCTGTTATGGTGGCAATCCAACGTGCTGTTTGGTGGAGGAGGAGGGTTTCAGTTTCTCCTCGGCGGCAATGTTGCTCTTGGTGGAAAGAGAT ACTGCTATGATCCCTTGGACCCAAATGGAAATTTTACAGTTACTTTCGACACTTACAAATGGGAAGATGATGGCTATTTG GCAAAGGTAACTATCCAAAATTACTATCAATATCGTCATGTAGACAACCCTGGTTGGAAGCTGGGGTGGATATGGGCACAGGATGAGGTAACCTGGTCAATGAAGGGAGCCTTTGCCACCAAACAAGGAAACTGCTCATCCTTCAAGTCAGATACATTACACTCCTGTGTGAAAGATCCCGAAATACTTGATCTCATGCCAGATTCTTCCCCAGAGAACATGTCAGTAGGCTGCTGCCGTGGTGGCCTTCTTGATGCATGGGCTATCAATCCCTCCAAGTCATTCTCTTCATTTGAAATTAAAGTGGGCAATTTGCAGCAAAATTCTTTTGGAACTGCACCTCTCAACCTTACTTTGATGGCACCAGGTCTTGGATACACTTGCGGACCACTTTTGGATGTCGATCCTACAGTTTCTTTGGATATTGGTGGTAAAAGACAAGTTCAAGTTTTCA GAACATGGAAATCAACATGCACTTATTCAAGTTTTGTAGCTGCCAAAACACCGGTCTGTTGTGTTTCACTCTCTACATTTTACAATCCTATCATCACATCATGCCCCTTGTGTAGCTGTGGATGCAGATTAGCAGATAAAACTACAGAGACATGCCTAAG AACCAGTTTCCCATTGATAACAGATGATGTTCAAAGTAATCCTGATGTGGTGAAATGCACTGATCATATGTGCCCTATTCGAGTTCATTGGCATATTATGAGCAACTATGTGGATCATTGGAGGGTAAAACTCACAGTTACTAACTATAACTATCATAAAAACTTCTTGGACTGGAACGTACTGGTTCAGCATCCGGGTTTCAGGCAGAAGGCAACAATATATAGTTTCAACAGTACAATGCTTCCTGCTGGGTTTAGAG ATGAAGTTGCCCTGTTTTGGGGCATACCCTACGTTAACACAGAGCTGATTTCCACCAAGGAGGACCAAGTGGGTTCAGTCTCAACAGAGATGCTTTTGAAGAAGGACAAGGATTCCTTCACATTCTCAAATGGATGGGCTTTCCCTAGGAGACTGTATTTCAATGGAGAGAGTTGCCAGATGCCCCTACCAGACAGTTTCCCAACTTTACCAAATGCTGCTGTCTCCAATTTTGCAAAATCCTCACACTGTTTGTTCCTGCTTTTGACATTTTTGACTTCTCAGGCTTTGATGAACTAA
- the LOC101300865 gene encoding 5'-methylthioadenosine/S-adenosylhomocysteine nucleosidase 1-like, which yields MAPHGDKSDAAEDAMVAGAEKRPVSSVLIVIAMQTEAFPVVQKFNLTEVPDSGFPKGVPWVRYHGFYKDLEINLVWPGKDQCLGVDSVGTVPASLVTYAAIQALQPDLIINAGTAGGFKEKGACIGDVYLASDVAYHDRRIPIPVFDLYGVGLKPACSTPSLQKELDLKVGKLSTGNSLDMSPQDEASIIANDATIKDMEGAAVAYVAEMLKVPAIFVKAVTDIVDGEKPTAEEFMQNLVAVTAALEQKVTKVIDFINGKCLSDI from the exons ATGGCTCCTCACGGCGACAAATCCGACGCTGCGGAGGACGCCATGGTTGCCGGAGCCGAGAAGCGCCCTGTCTCCTCCGTCCTCATCGTCATCG CTATGCAGACTGAGGCGTTTCCGGTGGTGCAGAAGTTTAATCTCACTGAGGTACCTGACTCCGG GTTTCCGAAAGGAGTTCCGTGGGTTCGGTATCATGGATTTTACAAGGATCTTGAAATTAATCTAGTGTGGCCTGGAAAAGATCAGTGTTTGG GGGTTGATTCAGTAGGCACGGTTCCTGCATCTCTTGTGACCTATGCTGCCATTCAAGCATTACAGCCAGACCTAATTATCAATGCTGGCACTGCGGGTGGCTTTAAG GAGAAAGGAGCATGCATTGGTGACGTGTATCTCGCATCTGATGTTGCTTACCATGATAGAAGGATACCTATTCCT GTATTTGATCTATATGGAGTTGGCTTGAAACCGGCCTGCTCAACACCAAGTCTTCAAAAGGAACTTGACTTAAAG GTTGGCAAGCTGTCTACTGGCAACTCTTTGGACATGTCTCCACAGGATGAAGCATCAATCATTGCAAATGATGCTACAATTAAAGACATGGAG GGTGCAGCTGTTGCATATGTGGCAGAAATGTTGAAAGTCCCAGCAATATTTGTTAAGGCTGTGACTGATATAGTCGATGGTGAAAAACCTACTGCAGAAGAATTCATGCAAAATTTGGTTGCAGTAACTGCTGCACTTGAACAGAAGGTCACCAAAGTTATTGATTTTATTAACGGAAAGTGCCTCTCCGATATTTGA